The following are encoded together in the Oncorhynchus nerka isolate Pitt River linkage group LG25, Oner_Uvic_2.0, whole genome shotgun sequence genome:
- the LOC115109236 gene encoding E3 ubiquitin-protein ligase MARCHF2-like — translation MTTGDCCHLPGSLCDCTGNTGLSKSVEESDNCRAQYVTQVTAKDGRLLSTVIKPLSTQSDGPICRICHEGANGEGLLSPCNCTGTLGTVHKSCLEKWLSSSNTSYCELCHTEFTIERRPKPLTEWLRDPGPRNEKRTLFCDMVCFLLITPLAAISGWLCLRGAQDHLHFNSRLEALGLIALTIALFTIYVLWTLVSFRYHCQLYSEWRRTHQKVRLLLPDAKGRHSNQHSLLSTKLLKKTADETIV, via the exons ATGACGACGGGGGATTGTTGCCACCTCCCGGGCTCCCTATGCGACTGCACTGGCAACACTGGCCTGTCCAAAAGCGTGGAGGAGTCGGATAACTGCAGAGCGCAGTATGTCACCCAGGTCACAGCCAAAGATGGGCGGCTGCTCTCCACCGTCATCAAACCTTTGAGCACACAGAG cgaTGGGCCAATTTGCCGGATCTGCCACGAGGGGGCCAACGGTGAGGGGCTTCTGTCCCCCTGCAACTGCACAGGGACTCTGGGCACGGTGCATAAGAGCTGCCTGGAGAAGTGGCTCTCCTCCTCCAACACCAGCTACTGTGAGCTGTGCCACACAGAGTTCACCATTGAGCGCAGGCCCAAGCCCCTCACAGAG TGGCTGCGGGACCCGGGCCCTCGTAACGAGAAGCGCACATTGTTCTGTGACATGGTGTGCTTCCTATTAATCACGCCCCTGGCAGCCATCTCTGGCTGGCTGTGTCTGAGGGGAGCCCAAGATCACCTGCACTTCAACAGCAGACTGGAGGCCTTGGGCCTCATCGCCCTCACCATCGCCCTTTTCACAATCTACGTCCTCTGGACTCTG GTATCATTCCGCTACCACTGTCAGCTCTACTCTGAGTGGAGACGAACCCATCAGAAAGTACGCCTCCTCCTTCCCGATGCAAAGGGGCGGCATTCTAACCAGCATTCCTTGCTCTCCACCAAGCTGCTGAAAAAAACAGCAGACGAGACTATAGTATGA
- the LOC115109237 gene encoding ras-related protein Rab-11B-like, with translation MGTRDDEYDYLFKVVLIGDSGVGKSNLLSRFTRNEFNLESKSTIGVEFATRSIQVDGKTIKAQIWDTAGQERYRAITSAYYRGAVGALLVYDIAKHLTYENVERWLKELRDHADNNIVIMLVGNKSDLRHLRAVPTDEACAFAEKNTLSFIETSALDSTNVEEAFKNILTEIHRIVSQKQIADRSAHDESPGNNVVDISVPPTTDGQKNKLPCCQSL, from the exons ATGGGAACCCGAGACGACGAATACGACTATCTTTTCAAAG TGGTGCTGATCGGAGACTCTGGTGTGGGGAAGAGTAACCTGCTGTCCCGTTTCACACGGAATGAGTTCAACCTGGAGAGCAAAAGCACCATCGGTGTGGAGTTTGCCACCCGCAGCATCCAGGTGGATGGCAAGACAATAAAGGCCCAGATCTGGGATACAGCTGGACAGGAGCGTTACAGAGCCATCACTTCAGC GTACTACCGGGGGGCAGTGGGGGCTCTCCTAGTGTATGACATCGCCAAGCATCTCACCTATGAAAATGTGGAGCGCTGGCTGAAGGAGCTCCGGGATCATGCTGATAACAACATCGTTATCATGCTGGTGGGCAACAAGAGTGACCTGCGCCACCTCAGGGCAGTGCCCACAGATGAGGCTTGTGCTTTTGCAG AGAAGAATACGCTATCATTTATTGAAACATCAGCTTTGGATTCCACTAATGTGGAAGAGGCATTCAAGAACATCCTCACAG AAATCCACCGAATCGTATCACAAAAGCAGATAGCTGACAGATCAGCACATGACGAGTCTCCAGGCAACAATGTAGTGGACATCAGTGTCCCCCCCACCACCGATGGGCAAAAAAACAAACTACCGTGCTGTCAAAGCCTGTGA